CAGTTCCGCCTGGTGGCGTTCGCGGTACCGTTCTTATACTTCGCAGCGCACTACGCGACGTATCTCGCGCGCGGTTATCCCATCTATTATAAGGTGCATATCTGGGCGGGTCTGCCCTTTATCGCCGGGCTCATCGGCCTGTTGATGAGCTTCCTGGCGATGAGCGCTCCGGCTACGCCGCGCGGCGCGCCTGCAGATATGCAAGCATGAACTGATCCAGGTCCCCGTCAAGCACGCGCTGCGCATCTGAGATCTTCACTTCGGTGCGATGGTCGTTGACCATGGTGTACGGCTGCAGCGTGTACGAGCGGATCTGACTGCCCCATTCGATCGCGCTCTTCTTGCCGGTGAGCTGCGCGAGTTTGGCGGCCTGCTCTTCGCGCCGGCGCTGCGCGAGCTTGGCAGCCAGCATCTTCATCGCGCGATTGCGATTGGCCAGCTGCGAGCGTTCGTTCTGCACCGCGACGATGATGCCGGTCGGCTTGTGGGTGATGCGGATGGCGCTCTCGGTCTTGTTCACGTACTGGCCGCCGGCGCCCCCGCTCTTGTAGGTCTCCACTTCGAGCTCGTCCGGTTTGATCTCGACCGCTTCGTCGCTTTCTTCGAGCTCCGGAGTGACATCCACGGAGGCGAACGAAGTGTGACGGCGCTTGGCCGCATCGTACGGCGAGATGCGCACCAGTCGGTGCACGCCGCGTTCGCTCTCCAGATAGCCGTATGCGTTGCGCCCTTCGATGACGAGCGTGGCGCTCTTGATCCCCGCCTCTTCGCCCTCGAGGCTGTCGACGATCTCGGCGCGATAGCCGTGGCGTTCGGCCCAGCGCATGTACATGCGCAGCAGCATCGAGGCCCAATCGCAGGCTTCGGTGCCGCCCGCTCCCGCGTGAATCGTCAGAATAGCGCCGTGGCTGTCGAACTCGCCGTCCAAGATCGCCGTGGTCTCTGCGGAGTCAAGGTCAGTGCGCAGGCGTTCCAGCTCGACGCGGATCTCCGCTTCGAGCGCAGCGTCGCCTTCTTCGAGCGCGACGTACTCAGCCAGCTCGCGCGCTTTCCCCTCAAGGCGTGCCAACGGTTCGACCTCGGCCTTGAGGTCGGCCAGGTGTTTCATATGCTTTTGGGCGCTGTGGGGATCGTTCCAGAAGTCGTTCGCGTGCGACTGCGCTTCGAGCGCCGCTATCTCGCGCTGTTTGCCGGCATAGTCAAAGCCGCACCTGAAGGGTCTTCAGGCGATCGTTGATGCGGTCAAGGTCGGTGCGCAATTGATCGTTCACGCTGTTTCACGTTCGACATCGAAGGGCCGCAGCACATTCTTTCAGAGGTCAAACCGGGGACGTCGCGAACCCGCGCGAAATGTCGATGGAGCTGCTCAGTACCATCGCTGCCGTCGGCACGTTTGTGGTCATCGGCGCGACGGCGATCGTCGCGGTCGTCCAGCTGCGCCACGCCCGCGCCAGCAACCAGATCGCCGCGGTTCTGCACATCGGCGAGATGCTGGAAAGCGAGCGCTGCCAGGAAGCGCGCCGTTTCATCCGCGATGAACTCGAGCCCCGCATGCACGATGCCGAGTTCCGCAAGGCGTTGAGCTCGATTCCAACAGGGCCGGCCGCGCGCCCGATCGTCTTCCTCGGAAACCACTACGAACGGCTCGGGTTGTTCGTCAAGCGTGGGATTATCGATGAAGACCTCGCCTGCGATCTCTGGTCCGCTCAAGCGTCTGGCGATTGGGACACCATGGCGCCGGCCATCGCCATCTTGCGGCGCGCGCAAGGCGATTCCGTCTTTGAGAATTTCGAGTACTTGGTCGACGCGAGCTTCCGCTGGTTCGTGCGCTACCCGGATGGGGCGTACCCGCGCAGCCGCGCGCGCCGGCCGGTTTCCGACGTATGGCTCGAGGAAGATCGCGCGCTGGAGCGCTGAGCGGAGCTCACGGCTAGGCTTCGATAAGGAGCGACGGTGGCCGGAAGCTTGGAGACCTGTGTAGTACTGGGAAGCCCATGAAGAAAAAGAACGGCAGCTCGAAGAGAGTCAAATCACCATCTCGGTTGATAGACGCGAGGATCAAGGAGCTGGACGACTGGCGTGGCAAGACGCTCGCCCGCATGCGCTTCCTGATCAAACAAGCCGATCCCGAGGCCATCGAAGAGTGGAAGTGGAGAGGCGTTCCGGTGTGGTCTCACGACGGGATCATCTGCACGGGCGAGACATACAAGGCCGTGGTCAAGCTGACATTCGCCAAGGGTGCTCAGCTGAAAGACCCTGCGAAGCTCTTCAACTCCAGCCTTGACGGCAACGTGCGGCGTGCCATCGACTTGCACGAACGCGGGAAAGTTGACGAGTCCGCCTTCAAGGCTCTCGTCCGCGACGCAGTGGCGCTGAACACCTCGGCTCCCCCAGCTCGCCCGAAGAGGAAAACGAAATGAA
The sequence above is drawn from the Candidatus Eremiobacteraceae bacterium genome and encodes:
- the prfB gene encoding peptide chain release factor 2 — translated: MAALEAQSHANDFWNDPHSAQKHMKHLADLKAEVEPLARLEGKARELAEYVALEEGDAALEAEIRVELERLRTDLDSAETTAILDGEFDSHGAILTIHAGAGGTEACDWASMLLRMYMRWAERHGYRAEIVDSLEGEEAGIKSATLVIEGRNAYGYLESERGVHRLVRISPYDAAKRRHTSFASVDVTPELEESDEAVEIKPDELEVETYKSGGAGGQYVNKTESAIRITHKPTGIIVAVQNERSQLANRNRAMKMLAAKLAQRRREEQAAKLAQLTGKKSAIEWGSQIRSYTLQPYTMVNDHRTEVKISDAQRVLDGDLDQFMLAYLQARRAA
- a CDS encoding DUF4760 domain-containing protein; this encodes MELLSTIAAVGTFVVIGATAIVAVVQLRHARASNQIAAVLHIGEMLESERCQEARRFIRDELEPRMHDAEFRKALSSIPTGPAARPIVFLGNHYERLGLFVKRGIIDEDLACDLWSAQASGDWDTMAPAIAILRRAQGDSVFENFEYLVDASFRWFVRYPDGAYPRSRARRPVSDVWLEEDRALER
- a CDS encoding DUF1801 domain-containing protein, with protein sequence MKKKNGSSKRVKSPSRLIDARIKELDDWRGKTLARMRFLIKQADPEAIEEWKWRGVPVWSHDGIICTGETYKAVVKLTFAKGAQLKDPAKLFNSSLDGNVRRAIDLHERGKVDESAFKALVRDAVALNTSAPPARPKRKTK